A region from the Geotrypetes seraphini chromosome 10, aGeoSer1.1, whole genome shotgun sequence genome encodes:
- the LOC117367656 gene encoding zinc finger protein 184-like: MSALGSDQALVTFKDVAAYFWEVEWNILGELQELYKKAIKEVHGILLSRGYSIVNPDVIFKIKKADEKYFTQHFEWEGKENPHDPMKSLPVVTSVFSLSVKQEEDLPFMDPPESETSEQIHPPVTSSHNVTPDILIRFEQERFKTEPLEPEERGNLTPTGTCEELQEADDGFGNSKRMREGDGQQMEEWKHKDPSRDSPDPLTECVGDTSKVTPPSIKEGLQNVARPNAGTEQERNSNYFSNLAQNRRLNGEKPFQSTVDEERLSENSELTEEKEIHKHKSFQCTECEKCFTYKAQFTIHQKVHEGQKSSKCSIHNKSFTQILQLKSRELTNTRKKQDHDMNLQGANLFKCSMCGKNFNQKSNLRIHERMHSGEKPYKCSQCYKSFKKKSKLRTHERIHTGGKPYECSQCDKCFNQKYNLRRHEIIHTGEKPYKCSQCDKCFNQISSLRSHERIHTGEKPYKCSQCDKSFIQKNDLRIVYCLLFN, from the exons ATGTCTGCCCTGGGTTCTGATCAG GCGTTGGTCACATTCAAGGATGTCGCTGCTTATTTCTGGGAAGTGGAGTGGAACATTCTGGGAGAACTGCAGGAGCTTTACAAGAAAGCCATCAAGGAGGTTCATGGGATCCTCTTGTCACGAG GTTACTCAATTGTTAATCCTGATGTTATATTCAAGATTAAAAAGGCAGATGAGAAATATTTCACTCAACACTTTGagtgggaaggaaaagaaaacccACATGACCCCATGAAGA GCCTTCCTGTTGTAACGTCTGTGTTCTCACTGAGTGTTAAGCAGGAGGAAGATCTCCCCTTCATGGATCCTCCAGAATCGGAAACATCTGAACAGATTCACCCTCCTGTAACAA GCTCCCATAATGTCACGCCTGACATTTTAATCCGATTTGAGCAAGAGAGATTCAAGACTGAGCCTCtggaacctgaggaaagaggaaatctGACCCCCACAGGCACATGTGAGGAACTGCAGGAAGCAG ATGATGGATTTGGAAACAGTAAGAGAATGAGAGAGGGTGATGGGCAGCAAATGGAGGAATGGAAACATAAAGACCCCTCCAGAGACAGCCCAGATCCTTTAACTGAATGTGTGGGAGATACGAGTAAAGTTACACCACCCAGCATAAAAGAAGGACTTCAGAATGTAGCCAGACCCAATGCAGGTACTGAACAAGAGAGAAATTCCAACTATTTCTCCAATCTTGCACAAAATCGGAGACTCAATGGAGAGAAACCGTTTCAGAGCACTGTAGATGAGGAAAGATTGTCTGAGAATTCAGAACttacagaagaaaaagaaattcaCAAACACAAGTCCTTCCAATGTACTGAGTGTGAAAAATGTTTTACATATAAAGCACAGTTTACAATTCATCAGAAAGTTCACGAAGGGCAAAAATCATCAAAATGTTCTATACacaataaaagcttcactcagatATTACAACTGAAAAGTCGTGAATTAACTAACACTAGAAAGAAACAAGATCATGACATGAACCTCCAAGGAGCAAATCTATTTAAGTGTTCAATGTGTGGAAAAAACTTCAATCAAAAGAGTAATCTCAGAATCCATGAAAGAATGCAcagtggagagaaaccatataaatgttctcaaTGTTATAAAAGCTTCAAGAAAAAAAGTAAGCTTAGAACACATGAAAGAATTCACACTGGAGGAAAGCCATATGaatgttctcaatgtgataaatgcttcaatcaaaaatataACCTCAGAAGACATGAAATAATccacactggagagaaaccatataaatgttctcaaTGTGACAAATGCTTCAATCAAATAAGTAGCCTTAGAagtcatgaaagaatccacactggagaaaaaccatataaatgttctcaatgtgataaaagcttcattCAAAAAAATGACCTCagaattgtttattgtttattgtttaattag